One Mercenaria mercenaria strain notata chromosome 12, MADL_Memer_1, whole genome shotgun sequence DNA segment encodes these proteins:
- the LOC123535314 gene encoding uncharacterized protein LOC123535314 translates to MATKNDSDRQGTYSTNKSFNFDALDKLGYAKSLSEKRIQMYEMISNSGTELIRRRTNEDVDVTVAGSRGEGMCVSCDSDADVLFIQRNVKCTDTFQTPFISDETIAVLFHLDFENVPIGYSKLRLMSSDNCQFVLRNNVEFLTNLIDALVERNGQKYLRNDKPTTLVFRHDRIGWVKQQSVFDEVTGPARTLRIEMPMLPEVYVSLDCVLTFKCEYPSVVEDWCKRERKYSWPNKDLVERVKNLDVLVVPAGCKGSPDEDLQWRISLTLAEQALVHSFNDIQIKLYAALKMLAKHELKPICENITSYILKNLLFWTFENTDINNVTKDTFDETLIGILEHLKMCITWKYLQSYMIPSKNLLQSKIFEIEKRKLIQRLIDIIYENRSLLITCPVVKQLSHLSSDELEQMIAFRELLEQEFTAVCWVSATHPEITDKIWNNTEEPMDVLNTIVDKVFPLIRRHNPDRLFDRLNSISKEDLYFCFVNGIIRGYHKS, encoded by the coding sequence ATGGCAACTAAGAATGACAGTGACCGTCAAGGAACGTATTCAACAAATAAAAGCTTTAACTTTGATGCTCTGGACAAGCTTGGATATGCAAAGAGTCTTTCTGAAAAAAGAATTCAGATGTATGAAATGATTTCCAATAGTGGTACAGAGCTAATAAGGCGTAGAACAAATGAAGATGTAGATGTAACTGTTGCCGGGAGCCGCGGGGAAGGTATGTGTGTTTCATGTGACAGTGATGCAGACGTTCTGTTTATCCAGAGGAATGTTAAGTGTACAGATACTTTTCAAACTCCTTTCATTTCGGACGAAACGATAGCTGTGTTATTTCATCTTGATTTTGAGAATGTTCCAATTGGATATTCAAAACTGCGATTAATGTCGTCTGATAACTGTCAATTTGTGCTTAGAAACAACGTTGAATTCTTAACAAATCTTATAGATGCTCTTGTTGAAAGAAATGGTCAGAAATACCTCAGAAATGACAAGCCAACAACCCTTGTCTTTCGACATGATCGGATCGGCTGGGTTAAGCAACAATCTGTTTTTGACGAAGTTACCGGACCTGCAAGGACGTTAAGAATTGAAATGCCAATGCTACCCGAAGTTTATGTATCCCTTGACTGCGTTCTTacatttaaatgtgaatatcCATCAGTGGTAGAAGACTGGTGTAAACGAGAACGAAAATATAGCTGGCCAAACAAAGACCTGGTCGAGAGGGTGAAGAATTTAGACGTTTTAGTTGTACCTGCAGGATGCAAGGGAAGTCCGGACGAAGACCTCCAATGGAGAATATCTTTGACATTAGCAGAGCAGGCGCTTGTACACTCATTCAACGATATCCAGATAAAACTATATGCTGCTTTGAAAATGCTAGCAAAACATGAATTGAAGCCGATATGTGAAAACATCACTTCGTATATATTGAAGAATTTATTGTTCTGGACGTTTGAAAATACCGACATTAATAACGTAACAAAGGACACCTTCGATGAAACTTTGATAGGAATACTTGAACATCTGAAGATGTGTATAACCTGGAAATATTTACAAAGCTACATGATTCCTTCCAAGAATTTGCTacaatctaaaatatttgaaattgaaaagaGAAAGTTGATTCAACGACTCATAGACATTATTTATGAAAATCGCAGTTTGTTAATAACATGTCCCGTGGTAAAACAATTATCACATTTATCAAGCGATGAACTTGAACAAATGATTGCCTTTAGAGAGTTATTGGAACAGGAATTCACTGCAGTATGCTGGGTGAGTGCAACCCATCCAGAAATAACAGACAAGATATGGAATAACACCGAGGAACCAATGGatgttttaaacacaattgtagACAAAGTTTTCCCACTAATTCGAAGACACAATCCAGACAGACTTTTTGACCGCTTAAATTCAATTTCCAAAGAGGATTTATACTTCTGTTTTGTTAATGGAATTATACGTGGCTACCATAAGTCATAA
- the LOC123535323 gene encoding uncharacterized protein LOC123535323, producing the protein MATKNDSDRQGTYSANKSFNFDALDKLGYAKSLSEKRFHMYKMISNSGTELIRRRTNEDVKVTVAGSRGEGMCVSCDSDADVLFIQRNVKCTDTFISDKTIAVLFHLDFENVPIGYSKLQLMSSDNCQFELRNNVEFLTNLKDALVERNGEKYLRNDMPTTLVFRNDRIGWIKQQSVFDDITGPARTLRVEMPMLPDLHVSLDCVLTFKCEYPSVVEDWCKRERKYSWPNKDLVERVKTTDVLVVPAGCKGSPDEELQWRISLTLAEQELVHSFNDIQIKLYAALKMLAKHELKPICENITSYILKNLLFWTFENTDINNITKYTFDETLIRILKQLKMCITWKYLQSYMIPSKNMLQYKIFEIEKRKLIQRLNEIIYENRSVLITCPVIKQLSHLSSDELEQMIAFRELLEQEFTAVFWVSVNYPELTDKIWNNTEEPIDVLNIIVDKVPRLIRRHNQKELFDRLNSISKEALYFCFVNGIKRGYHKS; encoded by the coding sequence ATGGCAACTAAGAATGACAGTGACCGTCAAGGAACGTATTcagcaaataaaagctttaacTTTGATGCTCTGGACAAGCTTGGATATGCAAAGAGTCTTTCTGAAAAAAGATTTCATATGTATAAAATGATTTCCAATAGTGGTACAGAGCTAATAAGGCGTAGAACAAATGAAGATGTAAAGGTAACTGTTGCCGGAAGCCGCGGGGAAGGTATGTGTGTTTCATGTGACAGTGATGCGGACGTTCTGTTTATCCAGAGGAATGTTAAGTGTACAGATACTTTCATTTCGGACAAAACGATAGCTGTGTTATTTCATCTTGATTTTGAGAATGTTCCAATTGGATATTCAAAACTGCAATTAATGTCGTCTGATAACTGCCAATTTGAGCTTAGAAACAACGTTGAATTCTTAACCAATCTTAAGGATGCTCTTGTTGAAAGAAATGGTGAGAAATACCTCAGAAATGACATGCCAACAACCCTTGTCTTTCGGAATGATCGAATTGGCTGGATTAAGCAACAATCTGTTTTTGACGACATTACCGGACCTGCAAGGACGTTAAGAGTTGAAATGCCAATGCTACCCGACCTTCATGTATCCCTCGACTGCGTTCTTACATTTAAATGTGAATACCCATCAGTGGTAGAAGACTGGTGTAAACGAGAAAGAAAATATAGCTGGCCAAACAAAGACCTGGTCGAGAGGGTGAAGACAACAGACGTTTTAGTTGTACCTGCAGGATGCAAGGGAAGTCCGGACGAAGAACTTCAATGGAGAATTTCTTTGACATTAGCAGAGCAGGAGCTTGTACACTCATTCAATGACATCCAGATCAAACTATATGCTGCTTTGAAAATGCTAGCAAAACATGAATTGAAGCCGATATGTGAAAACATCACTTCGTATATATTGAAGAATTTACTGTTCTGGACGTTTGAAAATACCGACATTAATAACATAACAAAATACACCTTCGACGAAACCTTGATACGAATACTTAAACAGCTGAAGATGTGTATAACCTGGAAATATTTACAAAGCTACATGATTCCTTCCAAGAATATgctacaatataaaatatttgaaattgaaaagaGGAAGTTGATTCAACGACTCAAcgaaattatttatgaaaatcgCAGTGTATTAATAACATGTCCCGTGATAAAACAATTATCACATTTATCAAGCGATGAGCTTGAACAAATGATTGCCTTTAGAGAGTTATTGGAACAGGAATTCACTGCAGTATTCTGGGTCAGTGTAAACTATCCTGAATTAACAGACAAGATATGGAATAACACCGAGGAACCAATagatgttttaaacataattgtaGACAAAGTTCCACGCCTAATTCGAAGACACAATCAAAAGGAACTTTTCGACCGCTTAAATTCAATTTCCAAAGAGGCATTATACTTCTGTTTTGTTAATGGAATTAAACGTGGCTACCATAAGTCATAA